One Vicugna pacos unplaced genomic scaffold, VicPac4 scaffold_19, whole genome shotgun sequence genomic region harbors:
- the LOC140693512 gene encoding uncharacterized protein, with protein MKVEDTFCPLATQTDAEDPSRKPFAQPCSGLCAARSARRADRENSISEPVLGDLTEITLVAQASDREHVPSCRQTLTSTDASYTGKDLAWGGAWPPEIRQMLHSRGGARGGFCCPRGGTRVSR; from the exons acagatgctgaggacccttcacgtaagccgttcgcacagccctgttcaggcctttgtgctgcacggtctgcccggcgagctgaccgag agaacagcatctctgaacccgtcctgggtgacctcacagagatcaccctagtggcccaggctagtgaccgggaacatgtaccttcctgcaggcaaaccctgacgtccactgatgcatcatatactggcaaaga cctggcctggggtggggcttggccgccggagattcgccagatgttgcactccag aggcggagccaggggcggcttctgctgccctagaggcgggacgcgggtctccagatga